AGTAGCAAAGACAAAGGCCTTTAACTTGGGAAAAGCAGTAAGAAAGGTACACTGAAATTGTGGGAGAAATGAGAGGGAAAGGCAGATTATGGAGGGCCTTGTAAGATGGGGTAAAGACTTTGTGTTTTATTCTAAGTATGATGGAAATCATTGGAACATTTCGAGTGGAGGGGTAACATCTAAATTATGGTTAACAGGTTCAACCTAGATGTGTGTAGAGAATAGGATGTATAGGAAGCAGGAGTAGAATCAGAGAGACCAATTATGAGGCTATCAAAGTAATCCAGGCCAGAGATGTTGGCTGCTGAAACTAGGATGGAGGCAGTGGAAGTGATAAGATGTGTTTAGATCTGGATATATTTGAAGTTAGAGCTAAGAACCAACAGAACCTGCTGAGGAAGTTTTATAgggtatgagaaaaagaaagaagttgggAATTATTCCCACATTTTTGGTCTGAGCAACATGGTGCATGTTAGtgccatttactgaaatgggAAACATTGACAGAAGGAGCAAGTTGAAACAGGATATATATCACTGCCCTCATTTtatatatggggaaactgaggtgtagATAAAGAGTTTTGATAAGCTTTGGGCTAGAATCCTGGTTGTCTTATTGCTAGCCtcagatatttttgaaataagtgtttcagttatttttgttattaattttacttGGATGATGATAAgtcatgttcatttaaaaattctttgtaaagAAGAGCCTGAGCAAGAATGTTTTAGGAGTCtttgaaattttatgttttccagGGTGATAATGGTCACAGAGCCTAGCACCTTGTAGATTATggagtacagctgacccttgaacaacatgggtttgagctgtgtgggtccacttatatgcagatttttttcagtagtaaagactacagtactacacgatctgaggttggttgaatccacggatgtggAACTGAGGATACAAAGGGCCAGCTATCAATTATGTGTGGATtttttgactgcacagagggtTGGCATCCCTAACTCCAcatgttcaagggtcaacagtaATTATTTGCTAGATTAAACTGAAAGAAGATTCAATCTCATCTTCAACCTTGACATTATCATAAGGGCATGTATTTGTCTTTTAGTTAAGATAAATTGCATGAAGTGGAAATTGCAGTTTGTCTTTCAGAAAATAGTGGTTAAGACTAGGAATGATAAGACATAGGTTTGGACTTTAGGTCTGCCCCTTACTCTCTGCGTAACTTTTAGCAAATCACTCTACTGTTCTCAGCCTAACTTTTCCTGTCTGTGATTTGGGAATAATACCTACTCATCTCTCATAATAACTGTGAAGATGAAAGAAGATCATGTATGCTTAACGGTGCTAGCACACACTGGCACATCAGACATGCAATAAAAATTGTGGAGTCttaaacctcaataaagctacaatgaaatatttacataGTTGAGAGAAATTTGTAGTAGAGAAAGTTTGTGGGAAAATTCTATTCTTAAAcacatgttgcttttttttccaaaattattatGTAAATTAACACACATGTTATAAAGAATCTATTACTGAAGATAAATATTCATGTTTACTTTACAGGTATTGGTTTGCCTTGAAAAAGGGTTATCATGTGGCTTTCAAGTACACCAGCAAAACGGATAACTTCGTGGAAGAACAAATCGATCCTCATAAAGAAGTTATAGATAGGGTGACAGATTTGAGCATGCTCAGGCTATTTGAGACCTACCTGGAAGGCTGCCCACAACTTGCTCTTCAGCTCTACATCCTTCTGGAACATGGTCAAGAAAATTTCACTCAGTGTAGGTCTTTCTTAATAGCCTGTGTTAGATGGATGCCACTGATATTTTATGTCAACTGTGTAACTCTTTGGCaggttttagaattatttttattgtttttctttttagaattatgtatttttttttgaaaaagaagtacaTGGTTCAAAGGTACTTTGAGGTATATAAAGGTAtactgtctccctccctcttcttcctttcccttcctttgtcTGCCCAGaaaacaaactattttttttgaacattttatttattttttatttatttttattttttaatagatctttatcggagtataattgcttcacaatactgtgttagtttctgttgcacaacaaagtgaatcagccatatgcatacacatgtccccatatcccctccctcttgagcctccctcccatcctccctatcccaccccctgtaggtcattgcaaagcacccagccgatctccctgtgctatgctgctgcttcccaccagccaactattttacattcagtagtaaAACAAACTATTATTGTCAGCTTTCTGATgattctttcagaaaaaaaaatgtaaaagcctatctttctctttccttctctctctctctctcttttttttatagaaatggtAGCATAAAAGCCATCTTTGTTTTTTGCACTTAACATATCTTGGAGATCTAAACGTATCAGTACAGAAGAAGCaccctcatttatttttcttatcagcATAGTATTACAAATTATGGATGTATCATGAATTATTTAACAGGCTCCCTTTTTATGttaatttaggttgtttctaatattttactgTTGCAAAAAAGCTGCAGTGAATAGTCTTATGCatgcattcttttgcatgtgtgaAGTTTAGCCATAGGGTAAATTCCCAGAATCGCAATCATTGGGTGAAAGTGCAAGTGCTACAAAACTAATGAAAGTTTTGCAAATCGGTTGATACGTTGCTCTTTTATAGCAGATTTCCTCATTAGggttaaatgtacatttttaaaggacaatTTGGTATTTCCATTAAGAAAATCTTTTAATAGGTGTTTAATTTGAGATGTTAAAAGAACTATTTATTTGCTAAAAATAGTCCCAGTTTTCATTAGTGACTAGGATTCCATGCAGACTTGGATTCACCTCAGAGTAACAGATTGTCCTCTCCCCTGGAGTTCCCTCTATGCTAGACTCACCTGTGAGAACACTTCATTTCCCCAAACAGTTTTCTTGGTCCCAGTTTCCCACAAACCTCTAGATTGTAGTCCCTTCTAATATTTTTACCTTTACTTTGATTGTTAGTGCACCACTGAAATGAACCTACTGTGTATGAGAcctctttttccttgtgatgcAAAGAATTTGTGGGTTGGGATTTATTAGTCCCTGAAGCTAAAGTTCAGCATATAGAGTTTACAACCTGTATAATGGTAGATCTACTGATGTTAGCTGTGGCTGCTTCTGTGTGGTGGGATTGTGAATGattttatctatttcatcttccttatacttttctgaatttccaaattttctacagtaaCCATGTATTGTTTTGATAATCAGGAAGAataattcaaaatgtaaaaaaaaatcagtttatataTAGAACTACTTCAGAAGACTGAACAAATTCTTTTATCTTTGTTCCTTCTGAAATCATGCTAAAGAGGAGAGTAACAAGTAAAAACAGTATAAACCCATAAGGACAAAGAGAATGCAGAGTAGAATAGCAGATTAGaaatgtcaacaaatatttaggagATGGAAAGCAGTTAGAAAACTTGGGTTATTCAAATCAGTTCCACCACCACTAAAAGGCTAGATTATTTGAATCAACTCTCCCCCTGAAATTATCTAAAACAATTGGTTAAGTATTTTCAAAAGTCTTCATAAAAGCTTAAAACAATCTGATACAACAGGCAAAAATATGCATGAAAGTGGGAATGCAGCAGGTTTGAGTAGGACTGTGAAGGCTTTATACCCTGAGGGTTTTTACTGAACCTTACAAACAAGCAGATCAGTTTTGATGGCTTCCCAGGGTGTGGAGGACTGGAGACAAAACTCAGGGTCTTCACAAGGGAGGGACATCTGGTAGAAAATCCTAATCCATAAAACTGGCACTCCAAAAGTCACCCTCCTCAGGGTAAAAGTGAAGTTACCTACCTCTAAATGAAACTTGACTGCATAAACAGAAATAATACTATGTggctaagaaaaagaaagaatgaaggcaagCAGTAGCATGAAAGTCAGGTGGAAGATGGATGGAGTTAAACTGTTTTAAATTCCTTGTATAGTTCAGGAAAAAGGTAAAGCAAAAGTGGATCCGcgtgtaaaacaaaaacaattagagAGACCctgtttttgaaaagaagaatgtAATATTAGGAAAACAGAATTATGTTAGTGTGCTTGGGCTGCCGTAACAGAATACTATAGACTGGGCAGCTTaaccaacagaaatatattttcttacagttctggagactagaaatccaaaatcaaggtgccagtagGGTTGGTTTCTCGTGAGGACTCTCTTTgggttgcagatggccaccttcttgctgtgtcctcacatgtctttcctctgtgtatggagagagagatctctggtATCTCTTTCTATTCTTACAAGGATACCGGTCCTATTAGATTTGGGCCCCACCTTTACGAACTTACTTAACCTTAATTGTCTCCCTAAAGGCCCTATCTCAAAgtatagtcacattgggggttagggctttaacatatgaattttggaagaatACAGTTCAATTCATAAAAGACATGAAAGtaagcattcttttaaaaataaaataaagaacagtaAATTACAGGGATAAGAAAGCTGACCAATACCACAAATttcacaagagaaagaaaagtaatatatttttattattttaatactcttttatctaatttttttggctgtgtacTCTGATTGGGTTTTGATTTGATAATGATTTTATGATATAATTtccacagagagaaaagaaaaattcaatctTTTTTTCTAGCATAGTTAATAGAAattaggtttttgtttatttttaatttagagaaGTTTCAACTTCACAAAGTATTGATAATATTATAAGTATATTTTTTGATTGTTGTCACATTTGGGGACAACTCTACCAGTGTCTTCAATAATGTGGTATAAGATCAGAGTatatcaagattttttttgatgaagtAACTAATTTTAAATACTGTTTGAATTGACAACACTTGTTTATTGTCAATGTCTCCTTTAGTGAATAGTGggagtcttttgttttctttactggtGTCAATAATGTCAAATCAGAAGAAATTAATAAGAATCTGTATAGATGTGATTGGGCAAGGTCATTTCATATCGGGAGAAACGCATAAGCAAAGGCGTGGTTTGGCAAAGACAAGGAATTCCTTTTGGATAGAGTATAATGTACAGATTAGATtagcaaaatgaggagaaaaaatattggaaacaggTAGGTAAGTGGGAAATGGGAAATAACGTCAAACTAATAGTGCCAACTGGATGAGGATAGACCATCATGCCTTAATATTAAGGAATCAAAGGCCTGTTGACAGCAAGATAGTGAAGTGTTAAGATCAGGCAAACTACTTGAGAATCCTAGATCTGTTACTTACTAATCAGAATTATTCAAGCAAATCTTGTAAACATATCCCCCTAAACCTAAACTATTCTCAACTCAATTTCCCTTTAGCCAGATCCCCAAAATGACCACAGCTTGCTTCAATGCACCTAGGGAAAATGTGAGAGAGGAAAAGTAAGAGACAGGGAATTTTAGTAACTGCAATGAAAATACcttatttttccaacttttataaaatatatatgacaaagTGAACACATTGCCAGGGCTTTGCCAGGCTTGGAAGGAGTCTGGGCAAGTGTAGGTCCCTGAAATTTAAGCTTCACTACCTTCATGATAAATCTACCTGTGAGGTAAAAATACTGattaactttaaattttgatatgtttaaTATGCATGTTGTGATTTCTAGGGAAGccatcaaagaataaaaacagcATATCTCTGAAAGATGTGGGTTACTAGATTGAAAGGTTGATAAAAACGGCCCATACCAAGCCCATCATTATAACATTTCAGAGACGCAAAGATGAAGATAAGATTCTAGAAgatttgagagaaaataaagatcatTTAAGGATGGGGAAATTGAATGGCTTTGAAATTCTTAACCATAACACTTGAGATTAGAATTTAATAGATCAATGACTTCAAAGTTtcaatggaaaacatttttaaactttgaattcTATTTCTGTTGAAACTGTGTATCAAACATGAgggtagaataaagacattttgagACATACATGGTCTCAAAAGTTTAGCTTAGGTACAACTTTTCTCAGGAATGTCTGGAGAATGCTTGATCAAACCATGAGAACGAAGCAAGAAGGAAATATTGGAACAGGAAACAGGAAGTCAGCACTGAAGAGAGGTGAAGGGAAGTTCTGGGAAGACAGGAAGCAAACCTTGACAGCAGCCACCTTTAAGCAGAAGGatcatattattaaaaaacaaaaaacaaacaaaaaaaccctaatagATGTATATAGGggagtttaattaattaatttgaagaATTTGCTGAGAAATACTAATGTGTCATGAAAAACTAAGCAAAGTAAGTAacaatgaaaagttttaaaagaaaggaaatatcagAATGTAGTACTTGGCTGAGCAGTCAAAGAGGCTGTACTTATGTAGTCATAATAAGGTAAACACTGGATATTGATTTTACCAAAAATTGTGATGTTACTCTTTTGggtagaaggagagagaggaaaatggaaggagggtgtgtatatatgtgtgcatgtgcaaaAATTTCCCCTTCCCACGTAGGAAATTAATAATCAGAGTCTAAAGTAGATAAGAAATAGCACAGTAtgtgttttatttagaaatatggcaATACATGTCAGAAGTAAAGGTAGAAGAGTTGATAGTAATTTTTTCTGAGGGTCATGGCTAAGAGGTGAGAAGGGGTAGAGCAGTCTACTGCTATTTTCTTATAAGTTCTTTAGCACTtaccaacttttaaaaacaatgtatatgTACTGGTTTGGTAGAAATTAAAACCAATTATAAAAAAGATATCACAGGGAAATTTAGGGGAAAGTGAtgttttaattcaaatatttttgaattaaagaagaaagaaaagaagcccaACTAATTGTGCAGTTCATAGTGGTATATGCTAAAACCAGGAGAGTTGACAAAGACATTTATAATCGTCTTCACTAGAGGATCTATCTTAAGTCTGCCTTCCTATCCTAATATATAGCCCTCCAGTGAGGCTGAATGGGAATGATGAGCATTCTCTATTTTACTCCAAATTATTTCCTTCTAATTCTCTAATAtctttgctttcagttttataAGTCCCCAGCTTTGAgttcacatccttctactctaccatcttgagcTAATCTCAGTCTCCAGCTTTGAGAGTGGGGCTAATGACATGCCTTTCCAAAGTAGTAATGAACTTACTTTTCTGTTATTTGTTGGGGAAAAAATGGGATAAAGGTGCCAAGCCTACAGAAATTTGTAAGTTTTAGAtcatgtttgttcatttgatCCATCATCTTAAAGATATGGGAAATTGAGCTGTTGATACCTCATACTTAcattaaattttctgtttaacctctctcccttcctttcttcctgccctcttctctctcatgATGTCATTTCCTAGTGAATTAGATATATGCCCAAGGTCAAAGCCAAAAAGACTGGAAAAGCTAGGACTATAACTGTAGTCTCTTAGAGAACTTCCAGAGTATGCAGTTTCCATTGTACCAGTTGCTCAATAAAATATGTCCAGTGAATTTATTCACCATCTTATAAAGCAGTCTAATGTAGTGGTTAAGCACACCAACTTTGGAATCAGGCAAATTTCAGTTCAAATCTCATCTCTCTGAAACTTggtggctgtgtgacttgggtcaagaaatgtatatatattctctaaGCATTAATTCCCTCATATGTAATATAGGACTATTAATATCTATttcaaaggattaaatgagatgagtaTATAAAGTACCTGATGTGTTTATGGGTGTGTATATACAGATGAAGCATGTATGGCATATAGTAATTtaatattgctattattattcctataactatatcttaaaaaaatttttgttttgtagatgcAGCCATCATGGTCTCTTGCTGTGCTATTTCTTGGTCGACTGTTGATTATCAAGTAGCTTTAAGAAAATCCTTACCTGATAAAAACCTCCTTAATGGACCCTGTCCTAAACTCGTATATCTCTTTTACAAGTTGTTTACATTATTATCTTGGATGTTGAGTGTTGTGCTTCTTTTGTTCTTAAATGTTAAGATTGCTTTATTCCTGTTgttatttctttggtttttagGTATATTGTGGGCATTTAAAGAACAAACTGATTTTTGTGCTTCCATAGGTATGGAATTCATATACAGGATTGTTGTTGGATTCATTCttgtctttacattttttaatattaagggACAGAATACCAAATGTCCAATGTCTTGTTATTATATTGTAAGGGTATTGGCCACATTGGGGATATTGATTGTGTTCTGGTCTTACCCACTCTCTATTTTTAATTCAGACTATTTTATACCTGTCAGCATCACTATAGCTCTTACTCTTCTccttggaattatttttcttattgtttattaCGGGACTTTACACCCAAACAGaagtgaagaaacaaaactgGATGAAGCTGATGGAAAACCAGTTCAAAGAGATTGTAGAATGAAGTATTTCCTAATGGAATAAGGTATTCACTTAAGagatatgttttcttattttttgtttcattggttagtaaagaaaaagtttgtgtatatgtgtgttatgTCTTATTTTTGCCTTCTCTAATTTGAGGGCAGTTCTAGTACATTAATTATGTATGTTAGAGAGTATAATAATGTTCTTATTATCTAAGTTAATTTCTCACTTGGTTTTGAAGATCTTGG
The sequence above is drawn from the Tursiops truncatus isolate mTurTru1 chromosome 17, mTurTru1.mat.Y, whole genome shotgun sequence genome and encodes:
- the XKR9 gene encoding XK-related protein 9; translated protein: MKYTKLNFMMSVLGIIIYVTDLIVDIWVSVRFFYEGQYVFGILTVSFMLFGTLVVQCFSYSWFKDDLKESGQESQHCFLLLHCLQGGVFTRYWFALKKGYHVAFKYTSKTDNFVEEQIDPHKEVIDRVTDLSMLRLFETYLEGCPQLALQLYILLEHGQENFTQYAAIMVSCCAISWSTVDYQVALRKSLPDKNLLNGPCPKLVYLFYKLFTLLSWMLSVVLLLFLNVKIALFLLLFLWFLGILWAFKEQTDFCASIGMEFIYRIVVGFILVFTFFNIKGQNTKCPMSCYYIVRVLATLGILIVFWSYPLSIFNSDYFIPVSITIALTLLLGIIFLIVYYGTLHPNRSEETKLDEADGKPVQRDCRMKYFLME